One window of the Labeo rohita strain BAU-BD-2019 chromosome 9, IGBB_LRoh.1.0, whole genome shotgun sequence genome contains the following:
- the esyt3 gene encoding extended synaptotagmin-3, whose product MSAAVSEGQDPPNSTENPERLSVKDVNQMIMEFLIFMMRAIVLCYPVYLTGSLGLSISWILLSMLMWTMWKNNRRWKGQRIDTAIDFVENEKEVISTELTMNMPAWIQFADVEKAAWINKILQQAWPFFGMYMEKLLIENIQPSVRASSPHLKTFTFTKVHMGQKAPTITGVRVYTHELETREVILDLNIIYDADVDIDADVKPAIKVGVKGLQLQGMLRVILEPLIGQSPLVGGVTMFFIRRPALQINWTGMTNVLDGPGLSHMSESAIVDIIASLMVLPNRMCIPLIDQVKVDQMKFPLPRGVVRVHVLEARDLVAKDTYMMGLVKGKSDPYTVLRVGNKQFKTNTIKETLNPRWNEVYEFVIHEAPGQELEVELYDEDTDADDFLGRYSLDCGDVRKERELDEWFTLEDIETGEIHMKLQWFSLSTNPALLKETSDGLACAMLAVYLNSASNLPKDHREFTHNEKHGKAPKESRLTKRTNDPNSYVEFSVDQQSQKSKVVYASKDPSYDECFTFFVHSVNSQVLNVEVKEHEKKSSLGKLTLPLVRLLNMSDMTIDQRFQLERSGANSQIRLKAVLRILTLEKPKPKVVTPPDQVQGKVSSSQTHPEPQTPAPTQVSAQPVQGNPQEKVPVSFVPLSRTQTVPVAVPSSVNSYNELQAEYAPYRRSTFVTTEPLRSTPSTPSQMRRYDSHSLLSDNSIASSRYDLTDNVPYPEAILNHQGSFGQIQLTLRYATLRKRLIVIVSSCRDLFACSENGSDTYVRMYLLPDQTWKHRKRTPVKKKTVNPVFNETFEFAVSLEEAKTRKLDVAVKNNKMLHKRERKEIGMVLVDMSEVDLVKGSVEWYELTLPGLKKIN is encoded by the exons atgaGTGCTGCAGTCAGTGAGGGTCAAGATCCCCCAAACTCTACTGAAAATCCAGAGCGACTCAGTGTAAAGGATGTCAATCAGATGATCATGGAGTTCCTGATTTTCATGATGAGAGCGATTGTCCTGTGCTATCCTGTATACCTGACTGGCTCGCTTGGACTCAGCATCAGCTGGATTCTTCTGAGCATGCTGATGTGGACCATGTGGAAAAACAACCGCAGGTGGAAAGGTCAGAGGATCGATACAGCCATTGACTTTGTAGAAAACGAGAAAGAAGTGATCAGCACTGAACTCACCATGAACATGCCAGCTTGG ATTCAATTTGCAGATGTTGAGAAGGCTGCTTGGATCAACAAG ATTCTTCAGCAAGCATGGCCGTTCTTTGGCATGTACATGGAAAAGCTTCTTATTGAAAACATTCAGCCGTCTGTAAGAGCATCTAGCCCCCACCTGAAGACCTTCACCTTTACTAAAGTTCACATGGGACAGAAA GCTCCAACTATTACAGGGGTACGGGTGTACACACATGAGCTGGAAACAAGAGAGGTCATCCTTGACTTAAACATTAT TTATGACGCTGATGTAGACATTGATGCAGATGTTAAACCCGCCATCAAAGTAGGAGTCAAAGGCCTTCAG ctTCAAGGAATGCTACGTGTAATTCTTgagcctctgattggccagtcACCGCTTGTAGGTGGAGTCACAATGTTCTTCATTCGTCGACCT GCTCTGCAAATCAATTGGACTGGAATGACTAACGTTTTGGATGGTCCAGGACTAAG TCATATGTCAGAATCGGCCATTGTGGATATCATCGCCTCTCTCATGGTTCTGCCCAATCGCATGTGCATCCCTTTGATTGATCAAGTCAAGGTTGATCAAATGAAGTTTCCTCTTCCTCGA GGTGTTGTGCGGGTCCATGTTTTGGAAGCCCGGGATCTTGTAGCAAAGGACACGTACATGATGGGACTTGTAAAGGGGAAGTCAGATCCATATACTGTGCTGAGGGTTGGAAACAAGCAATTCAAAACAAATACCATTAAAGAAACGTTGAATCCACGCTGGAATGAAGTATATGAG tttGTCATTCATGAAGCTCCAGGGCAAGAGTTGGAAGTGGAACTTTATGACGAAGACACAGATGCTGATGACTTTTTGGGCAG GTACAGTCTGGATTGTGGGGATgtgaggaaagagagagagttagATGAG TGGTTCACCCTGGAGGACATTGAGACTGGTGAGATCCATATGAAACTGCAGTggttttctttgagcacaaacCCAGCACTACTAAAGGAG ACCAGTGATGGGCTTGCTTGTGCCATGTTGGCAGTATACTTAAATAGTGCCTCTAATCTGCCT AAAGACCACCGTGAATTTACCCATAACGAAAAGCACGGAAAAGCACCCAAAGAATCTCGG cTGACCAAGAGAACTAATGATCCCAACTCATATGTGGAGTTTTCCGTTGATCAGCAAAGTCAAAAAAGCAAG GTTGTGTATGCATCAAAAGACCCGTCTTATGATGAATGCTTCACATTCTTTGTGCACAGTGTAAATAGCCAAGTGTTGAATGTTGAG GTAAAAGAACATGAGAAGAAATCCTCGCTGGGTAAACTCACTCTGCCATTGGTCAGGCTGCTCAATATGTCTGACATGACCATAGACCAGCGCTTTCAGCTTGAGCGCTCCGGAGCCAACAGCCAGATTAGGTTGAAAGCTGTTCTCAGG ATTCTTACACTGGAGAAACCGAAACCGAAGGTTGTTACTCCACCAGATCAGGTTCAAGGAAAAGTCTCATCTTCCCAAACTCATCCTGAGCCTCAAACTCCAGCTCCAACTCAAGTTTCAGCTCAGCCTGTACAGGGCAACCCGCAAGAAAAAGTGCCTGTTTCATTTGTCCCACTCTCCAGAACACAGACTGTTCCGGTCGCTGTGCCATCTTCAGTCAACTCCTATAATGAACTCCAAGCTGAGTATGCTCCCTACCGACGAAGCACTTTCGTGACCACAGAACCACTGCGTTCGACCCCCTCCACCCCCAGTCAAATGCGTCGCTACGATTCCCACAGCCTGTTGTCGGACAACTCGATAGCTTCTTCTCGCTACGATCTAACAGACAATGTCCCTTATCCAGA GGCCATCTTGAATCATCAGGGCAGCTTTGGGCAGATCCAACTCACGTTGCGTTATGCCACCTTAAGAAAGCGGCTCATCGTGATTGTCAGCAGCTGCAG GGATCTGTTCGCCTGCAGCGAGAACGGCTCTGATACTTACGTCCGCATGTATCTGCTGCCCGATCAGACGTGGAAGCATCGCAAGCGCACTCCGGTTAAAAAGAAGACCGTGAACCCTGTCTTCAATGAGAC ATTTGAGTTTGCCGTATCATTGGAGGAAGCAAAAACAAGAAAGTTGGATGTTGcagtaaaaaacaataaaatgcttcACAAAAGAGAGCGAAAGGAGATTGGAATG
- the dhrs12 gene encoding dehydrogenase/reductase SDR family member 12, which yields MSLYRNTIWLLKGLQEYTKGGYEAAARRFNEADLEVNVSGRSFIITGANSGIGKATACEIAKRGGTVHLVCRNEDRAKEAKNDIVEQSKNENVHVHLVDMSNPKKVWEFASGFSQNHNLHVLINNAGCMVNQRELTEDGLEKNFATNTLGTYILTTALIPTLKKSENPRVITVSSGGMLVQKLNIEDLQFEKGSFDGTMAYAQNKRQQVIMTEQWAAQHKEIHFSSMHPGWADTPAVRSSMPDFYEKMKNKLRTEAQGADTVVWLAISDVASRQPSGLFFQDRKAVSMHLPLAFSRSSSAEDQQLMSKLEELTVKFKC from the exons ATGTCTCTGTACCGAAACACAATCTGGCTCCTGAAGGGTCTACAGGAATATACGAA GGGCGGTTATGAGGCAGCGGCGAGGCGCTTCAACGAGGCGGATCTGGAGGTGAATGTGAGCGGTCGCTCGTTCATCATCACCGGAGCGAACAGCGGCATCGGTAAAGCCACCGCCTGCGAAATCGCCAAAAGAG GTGGGACAGTACATCTGGTGTGCAGAAACGAAGATCGTGCAAAGGAAGCAAAAAACGACATTGTGGAGCAAAGTAAAAATGAG AATGTCCATGTTCACCTAGTTGACATGTCCAACCCCAAGAAAGTGTGGGAGTTTGCTAGTGGATTCTCTCAGAATCACAATCTACATGTTCTG ATCAATAATGCGGGTTGCATGGTCAATCAGAGAGAACTGACTGAGGATGGCCTGGAGAAAAACTTTGCGACAAACACACTAG gGACATATATACTGACAACAGCACTGATTCCCACACTGAAGAAGTCAGAGAATCCTAGAGTG ATTACTGTGTCATCTGGTGGGATGTTGGTTCAGAAGTTAAATATAGAGGACCTTCAGTTTGAGAAAGGCTCTTTTGATGGCACCATGGCCTATGCACAAAACAAG AGGCAACAGGTGATCATGACAGAACAATGGGCAGCTCAGCACAAAGAAATCCACTTCTCATCCATGCACCCAGGCTGGGCAGACACCCCAG CTGTGAGGTCATCAATGCCAGATTTTTATGAGAAAATGAAGAATAAACTCCGTACTGAAGCGCAAGGTGCCGACACAGTGGTGTGGCTGGCCATATCAGATGTCGCCAGCAGACAGCCCAGTGGCCTCTTCTTCCAAG ACAGAAAAGCAGTTTCTATGCATCTGCCTCTGGCCTTCTCCAGATCTTCTTCAGCTGAAGACCAGCAGCTCATGAGCAAACTGGAGGAGCTCACTGTGAAATTCAAGTGTTAA